From a region of the Gordonia sp. PP30 genome:
- a CDS encoding superoxide dismutase family protein — MTARQTHGVTTPRALAALAATGLAAVALTACTPDEHATDAKGTTPAVVTGNQVIPGDLINADDIPASPGSAVGTVSLSDSSGNSVGAASFVPAGSQAKVNLRVTGMKKGQHKVEVRSGGTCDAKDSYSGTGNAIAGGSLPGLSVGDDGTGSVTQTVSVTVADLNDKTMVVVDGGTPIACGVITAN, encoded by the coding sequence ATGACCGCCCGCCAGACTCACGGTGTCACGACCCCGCGTGCCCTCGCCGCGCTCGCCGCGACCGGCCTGGCCGCGGTCGCGCTGACGGCCTGCACGCCGGACGAGCACGCGACCGATGCCAAGGGCACCACGCCCGCCGTGGTCACCGGCAACCAGGTGATCCCGGGCGATCTGATCAACGCCGACGACATCCCGGCGTCGCCGGGCTCGGCCGTCGGCACCGTCTCGCTGTCGGACTCCTCGGGCAACAGCGTCGGCGCCGCCAGCTTCGTGCCGGCCGGTTCGCAGGCCAAGGTCAACCTCCGGGTGACCGGCATGAAGAAGGGCCAGCACAAGGTGGAGGTCCGCTCCGGCGGCACCTGCGACGCCAAGGACTCCTACTCGGGCACCGGCAACGCGATCGCGGGCGGCTCGCTGCCGGGTCTCTCCGTCGGCGACGACGGCACCGGCTCGGTGACCCAGACCGTGAGCGTGACGGTCGCGGACCTGAACGACAAGACCATGGTCGTGGTGGACGGCGGCACGCCGATCGCCTGCGGCGTGATCACGGCGAACTGA
- a CDS encoding DUF3263 domain-containing protein: MSNGAAAEQQSSQPDPHEVGADGLTRREHDILGFERQWWKYSGSKEDAIKELFGLSATRYYQVLNALVDRPEALAADPMLVKRLRRLRASRQKARAARRLGFEIT; encoded by the coding sequence GTGTCGAACGGCGCAGCCGCAGAGCAGCAGTCGTCGCAGCCCGATCCGCATGAGGTCGGCGCCGACGGGCTCACCCGCCGCGAGCACGACATCCTCGGCTTCGAACGCCAGTGGTGGAAGTACTCCGGCTCCAAAGAAGACGCCATCAAGGAGCTCTTCGGGCTGTCGGCCACCCGCTACTACCAGGTGCTCAACGCCCTGGTCGACCGGCCCGAGGCGCTCGCCGCGGATCCGATGCTGGTCAAGCGGCTCCGTCGGCTGCGGGCCTCCCGGCAGAAGGCACGGGCCGCCCGGCGCCTCGGTTTCGAGATCACCTGA
- a CDS encoding LytR C-terminal domain-containing protein: MKADRETNRLPLRAGAMLLLAVAVVFIALGWHSAASSGKESGKDKLEQAGQSVASTEQASGTTTAPASTKPSDTTSTQAADVPKVCVLNAGTIKGRAKEVSDKLEAAGFTIGTAPDNLSTSSVNENTVFYGDGEESAAKKVADAVPGGASTDARPVNFTRCEGELVVIVVDPQ, encoded by the coding sequence ATGAAAGCTGACCGCGAAACCAATCGTCTGCCGCTGCGCGCCGGCGCCATGCTGCTGCTGGCCGTCGCCGTGGTGTTCATCGCCCTGGGCTGGCATTCCGCGGCATCGAGCGGCAAGGAATCCGGCAAGGACAAGCTCGAGCAGGCCGGCCAGAGCGTCGCGAGCACCGAGCAGGCCTCCGGTACGACGACCGCGCCGGCCAGCACGAAGCCGTCCGACACGACGTCGACCCAGGCGGCCGACGTGCCGAAGGTCTGCGTCTTGAACGCCGGCACCATCAAGGGCCGTGCGAAGGAAGTGTCCGACAAGCTCGAGGCCGCCGGTTTCACCATCGGCACCGCGCCGGACAACCTCAGCACCAGTAGCGTCAACGAGAACACCGTCTTCTATGGCGACGGCGAGGAATCCGCCGCCAAGAAGGTCGCCGACGCGGTCCCGGGCGGTGCCTCCACCGACGCGCGCCCCGTCAACTTCACCCGCTGCGAAGGCGAACTCGTCGTCATCGTCGTTGATCCGCAGTAG
- a CDS encoding peptide deformylase has translation MAILPICIYGEPVLHHPTTPVELDADGKPSAEIVALLDDMYETMDAANGVGLAANQVGRDLRMFVYDCPDGPVRRRGEVINPVLTTSEIPETMPDPDSNDEGCLSVPGEGFPTGRADWAKVTGVDRNGDPVEIEGNGFFARMLQHETGHLDGFLYVDVLIGRNARAAKKAIKRNGWGVPGLTWLPGTVADPFGHDD, from the coding sequence ATGGCGATTCTCCCCATCTGCATCTACGGCGAGCCCGTCCTGCACCACCCGACCACGCCGGTGGAGCTCGACGCCGACGGCAAGCCGTCCGCCGAGATCGTGGCCCTGCTCGACGACATGTACGAGACGATGGACGCGGCCAACGGCGTCGGCCTGGCCGCGAACCAGGTCGGCCGCGACCTGCGCATGTTCGTCTACGACTGCCCCGACGGGCCGGTCCGCCGCCGCGGCGAGGTGATCAACCCGGTGCTGACGACGTCGGAGATCCCGGAGACCATGCCCGATCCGGACAGCAACGACGAGGGCTGCCTGTCGGTCCCGGGCGAGGGTTTCCCCACCGGCCGCGCCGACTGGGCCAAGGTCACCGGCGTCGACCGCAACGGCGATCCCGTCGAGATCGAGGGCAACGGATTCTTCGCCCGGATGCTCCAGCACGAGACCGGCCACCTCGACGGCTTCCTGTACGTCGACGTGCTGATCGGCCGCAACGCGCGCGCCGCGAAGAAGGCCATCAAGCGCAACGGCTGGGGTGTTCCCGGTCTCACGTGGCTGCCCGGAACGGTCGCCGACCCGTTCGGGCACGACGACTGA
- a CDS encoding lipoprotein LpqH, translating into MSERQVSRIRRATRIVVGTPLLIAVTAMAVGCSSGSGSDGTGSPANQHPAVTQNGPVVLLDGQTQTVYQKKYEHSTTGCDVKDGERQIDWLGYNGAGATDGASVSVTLSNSDDTVVYVGVKADSGGTYIAGSRLSSTDPLPKDLTVTRAGDRFVIEGTVQSAVDPGSRRHARVEIACDDH; encoded by the coding sequence ATGAGTGAGCGTCAGGTGAGCAGGATCCGTCGTGCGACACGCATCGTGGTCGGGACCCCGCTACTGATTGCGGTGACCGCGATGGCGGTGGGCTGCAGCAGCGGATCCGGCTCCGACGGCACCGGATCTCCGGCGAACCAGCATCCCGCGGTGACGCAGAACGGCCCGGTCGTGTTGCTCGACGGGCAGACCCAGACGGTCTACCAGAAGAAGTACGAGCATTCGACAACCGGCTGTGACGTGAAGGACGGTGAGCGGCAGATCGATTGGCTCGGGTACAACGGGGCAGGCGCCACCGACGGCGCGAGCGTCTCGGTCACGTTGTCGAACAGCGATGACACGGTCGTGTACGTGGGCGTGAAAGCCGATTCGGGCGGCACGTACATCGCCGGTTCCAGGCTTTCGTCCACCGATCCGCTGCCGAAGGATCTGACCGTCACCCGGGCCGGTGACCGCTTCGTGATCGAAGGAACGGTGCAGAGTGCCGTCGATCCGGGGAGCCGCCGCCATGCGCGCGTCGAGATCGCCTGCGACGACCACTGA
- a CDS encoding glutamate--cysteine ligase, with protein MSAASPIEPIEFRPSPEPTLGVEWELALVDRETRDLVNAADPLFELIARRGLERSPRIHRELLRNTVELVTGICHTVGEAMDDLGATLEEVRALTGELGIDLYGAGTHPFAEWSTQQLTEGHRYAELIERTQWWGRQMLIWGVHVHVGIDRRDKVFPILTSLLQYYPHLLALSCSSPMWAGQETGYASNRAMMFQQLPTAGLPFQFQEWSEFESFVHDQKTTGIIDHLNEIRWDIRPSPHLGTIEVRVCDGVSNRRELAGLVALTHCLVVDLSRRIDAGESLPQMAPWLVQENKWRAARYGLDAIIIQNAACDERLVTDDLRDLLERLAPVADSLGCAAELASVSDIVERGASYQRQHVVHEATGSLRDVVASVVAELD; from the coding sequence GTGAGTGCCGCTTCGCCCATCGAACCGATCGAGTTCCGGCCGTCGCCGGAGCCGACCCTCGGTGTCGAATGGGAACTCGCGCTGGTCGACCGCGAGACGCGTGACCTGGTCAACGCCGCGGATCCGCTGTTCGAGCTGATCGCCCGGCGCGGTCTGGAGCGCAGTCCGCGGATCCACCGGGAACTGCTGCGCAACACCGTGGAGCTGGTCACCGGCATCTGCCACACCGTCGGTGAGGCGATGGACGACCTCGGCGCGACTCTCGAGGAGGTTCGCGCGCTGACCGGCGAACTCGGGATCGACCTGTACGGCGCGGGTACGCACCCGTTCGCGGAATGGTCCACGCAGCAGCTCACCGAGGGGCACCGCTACGCGGAACTGATCGAGCGCACCCAGTGGTGGGGCCGCCAGATGCTGATCTGGGGCGTCCACGTCCACGTCGGGATCGACCGCCGCGACAAGGTCTTCCCGATCCTGACCAGCCTGCTGCAGTACTACCCGCACCTGCTGGCGCTGTCCTGCTCGTCGCCCATGTGGGCCGGGCAGGAGACCGGTTACGCCAGCAACCGCGCCATGATGTTCCAGCAGCTGCCGACCGCGGGCCTGCCGTTCCAGTTCCAGGAGTGGTCCGAGTTCGAGTCCTTCGTGCACGACCAGAAGACCACCGGGATCATCGATCACCTCAACGAGATCCGCTGGGACATCCGGCCGTCGCCGCACCTGGGCACCATCGAGGTGCGGGTCTGCGACGGGGTGTCCAATCGCCGTGAACTCGCCGGTCTGGTGGCGCTGACCCACTGCCTGGTGGTGGACCTTTCGCGCCGGATCGACGCGGGCGAGTCGTTGCCGCAGATGGCGCCCTGGCTGGTCCAGGAGAACAAGTGGCGGGCCGCCCGTTACGGCCTGGACGCGATCATCATTCAGAACGCGGCGTGCGACGAGCGCCTGGTCACCGACGACCTGCGCGACCTGCTCGAACGCCTCGCCCCGGTCGCCGACTCCCTCGGCTGTGCCGCCGAACTGGCCTCGGTGTCCGACATCGTCGAACGCGGTGCCAGCTACCAGCGGCAGCACGTGGTGCACGAGGCGACGGGGTCGCTGCGCGACGTGGTGGCCTCGGTCGTCGCCGAACTCGATTAG